Genomic DNA from Chloroflexota bacterium:
GTGAAGCTCGTCGGCTCGCGGGCCAAGCGTGCGCTCGAGCCGGGCGAGGAGGCCACGTGGGCGGTGAACATCGATCACGGCCCCAGGCCGCTGGCCAGCTCCCTCCGCATCGAGCAGTTCGGCGTCACCATGTATGCGCAGGTGGGGGATTCTCAGTGTGTGGCATCTGTCGAGCCCACCGCCTCGCCGACGCCGGAACCTACGTCGACGCCAGAGCCGACAGACACACCGGAGCCGACGGATACACCGGAGCCCACGGACACACCGGAACCCACGTCGACTCCGGAGTTGACGCCGACGCCGACATCGATGCCCTCTATAGGTGGGCCACCGGTGGATGGGAACCCGGGCGATGTGGCGGGGGGCGATCAGATCTGCCTCTATCAGGCCGACGATCCCACCCATCAGCTGGCTCGCATTCAGTACATGCAGGTCGTTGCCAGCGATGGGACGCCGCAGCTTCACGTGGCCCTCATCCTCGACAAATCCTTTGTGGACAACACGTATGGGGCCAATTCGCTGGGGTACTATGACAAGAGAGGGCGTCCTAAGCAGCATAAATTCCGGCATCTCGTGGGCAGCGACCACGCACAGCTTTACTTCGAGGACGCCAACGGCCGGCGCGTGCTTGAGATCAAGGTCGACTACATCAGTCGCTCCGATGCCTTCCCGTCGGGATACGGTTCGCTGGGGGTGCTCGGGGGGGACGGCGGGGTGATCCTGGGGGATCCCGCGTGGGTCCTGGCCACCGGCACATCCCTCAGCTATAACTTCAACGAGTTGGGGTATGTGCTGACGCAGGACTCGCCGGCTACGGACGCGAACTATACGCCGAACCCCGCGTACCCGGATTGGATCTACGACGTGGTGTACGAGATGCGCATCGACATGGCGGCCTTTGGGCCGGCCGGGCTGGGGAATATCGGCATCGATCACGTGCACGCCTCACCCAGCAAGGCGGGGGTGAATTCCCTGCCCGTCGTGTCCGGCCCTTGTGTTCCATAAATGTGCCGCCGGTCGGGTTGGCCGTATGCAGCAGGAGGGGGGAGCCGAGGCTCCCCCCTTTGGCTATTCTCCAGTGGCCACTACCCAATATAGCGCCGCTTTACCTCGTCTGTTTGGGTCCGTATGTGATCGAAGGGCCCTCCTTCCGCTCCTCGATCACGCCCCGCAGGGGATCCAGCAGCACCATCTGTCCATCCTTCAGGCGGTCCAGCGCGTCGCCGACCCCGATCACGGCTGGCACACCCAGCTCTGTGGCCAGCAGCGCCCCGTGACATTCCAGATTCCCCTCCGCCAGGATCAGGCCTGCAGCCCGGCGCAGCAGCTCGATGAAGGTCCGATCCGTGCGGTGGGTGGCGATGATCTCGTTGGGTTCTACCCGGGTATCGGGTGGGAGCGGCGGCTCCAGCCGCCGAATGTGCCCGATCACAGAGTGGCTGCCGATCCCCTGACCGCGCGCCAGCACCCGGGCGATCTCCTGCACCTTCATGAGGTCGGTGGTGCCCGGGGCGCTGCCCGCCGATCCGGCCGTGACCACCACGGTGTCCCCCTCGTTGACGTATCCGTGCTCTCGGGCCGCCCGCACCGCGTCCGCGATCATGGCGTCCGTGCTCCTGGCGCGCATGGAGAACAACGGCTCCACGCCCCAGTACAACGTCAGCTGGCGTTGTGCGATGAGGCTGGGAGTGACCGCGACGATAGGGCAGGGCGGGCGGAATCGGGATAGGAGCCGGGCCGTGTAGCCGCTTGCCGTGGGGGCGATGATGGCTGCGGCCTTCAAGTTGATGGCCGTGTCCACGCTGGCGTGGGCTACCGCCTCGGCGACCACGCGCGGCCAGCGGGGCGCCCGGTTCACGGGGCGGAGGGCCTGTTCCGCCGCCTCCGCGATGCGGGCCATCGTTCGTACCGCCTCGATGGGGTATTTGCCGATGGCCGTCTCGCCGGACAGCATGATGGCGTCCGTGCCGTCCAGGATGGCGTTGGCCACATCGGAAGCCTCCGCCCGCGTGGGGCGTGGGTTACGGATCATGGAGTCCAGCATCTGGGTGGCCGTGATGACGGGCACGCCTGCCTGATTGCACTTGGCGATGATCTCCTTTTGGATCATGGGCACGGCCTCGGGCGAGGTCTCGATGCCCAGATCGCCGCGGGCTATCATGATCCCATCCGCCGCTTCGATGATGGCATCGATGTTCCGCACGGCCTCCGGCTTCTCGATCTTGGCGATCACGGGGATAGGGCGCGCCAGGTCGCTGAGAGCGACGATCATTTCCTTCAGGGTGCATACCTCATCGGCCGTGCGCACGAAGGACAGGGCGATCCAGTCCGCCTGATGGGCTACCGCGAATTTCAGATCTTCCTTGTCCTTCTCCGTGATGGCCGGGATGTCCAGCGGGACGTTGGGCAGGTTCATCCCCTTGTGGGATGTGAGCACGCCGCCGGTGATCACCTCGCATCTCACCTCATCCGCATCTATCTCACGCACGCGCAGCTCCAGGAGCCCGTCGTCGATGAGGATGCGATCGTCAGGGTGCACGGATCGCGGCAGCTCGGTGAATTGGACGGGGATGCGGCCGGGCTGTCCTATCTCCGGGGCGGTGGTGAGCACCACCGTGGTGCCCGGCTCCAGCCGTATGCCCCCGGGGGGCAATTCGCCCACGCGCAGCCGGGGGCCCTGTAGATCGACCAGGATGCCCACCGGGTGGCCGACCTTCTCCGCCGCGGCCCGGATACGGTGGATGTCCTCCTCATGGGAGGCCTGATCTCCGTGCGAGAAGTTGAGCCGGGCCACGTCCATGCCCGCTTCGATCAGCCGGACCAGGATCTCCGGGTCCCGGCTGGCCGGTCCGATGGTGCACACGATCTTCGTTCGCAACATGAGCCACCTCGTTGGACAATAGACGACCGGCAAATGACGAAGGACGAAAGAAAGGCTGTGGTCCTTCGTCTGTCGTCTATCGCCTCTTGTAGTGGATCTCTGAGAGCCCGCGCAGCCGGCCCGCGGCGGCCTCCGGCGTCAGATCGCGCTGGGGATTGGCCAGCATCTCGTATCCCACCATGAACTTGCGCACCGTGGCCGATCGCAACAGCGGCGGGTAGTAGTGGGCATGCAGATGCCACTCCGGATGGTCCCGGCCGTCGGTCGGTTGTTGATGGAATCCCATGCTATATGGGAAGGAGACCTCGAACAGGTTGTCGTAGCGGATGGTCAGCCGGCCGGATGATATTGGCCAGCCCGTCGCGCTCCTCGTCGGACAGTTCCGCCAGGGAGGGCACATGCCGTCGGGCGATCAGCAGCGTCTCGAACGGCCAGTTGGCCCAGAAGGGCACCAGGGCCACGAAATGCTCGTTAGCGCACACGATCCGCTCGTCCCGCTCCTCCTCCAGCGCGACGTAGTCGCACAGCAGGCAGCCCCCGCGCTCCTCCCGATAGGCGTCCAGTGAGGCCTGCTCCTTGCTGGGCTCCACCGGCATCGTCTCGTTGGCCCAGATCTGCCCGTGCGGATGGGGGTTGCTGCACCCCATCATGGCGCCCTTATTCTCGAAGATCTGGACGTAGTTGATCCACGGGTTGGCGCCCAGGCTCAGGTACTCCTCCGTCCAGACGTCCACAACCTTCCGGATATCTGCTTCCTCCATCTCCGGCAGGGTCAAATCGTGCCGGGGGGAGAAGCAGATGACGCGGCAGGTGCCCCGCTCGCTGCGGGCGATCAGCAGCCCCGACTCGTTCACCTCGCCCGGCGGCACGTCCGGCAGCAGCGCGGCGAAGTCGTTGGTGAAGACGAAGGTGCTGGTGTATTGTGGGTTGCGTACGCCCCCCGCCCGGGTGTTCCCGGGGCACAGGTAGCAGTTGGGATCGTATGCGGGCCGCTCATCGGGTGGCGGCTTCTCCACCTGGCCTTGCCAAGGTCGCTTAGTGCGATGCGGCGAGACCAGGATCCACTCGCGGGTCAGCGGGTTGAATCGTCGATGAGGATCGTCGTTCATGTTGAAGGCACGCATGGGGCTCTCGTCCTTGCATCCGGATGTGAATCCATTTCCTGTAGGGACGGGTCTCAGACCCGCCCCTACATCATCCCGTTTTCAAGGCGGCGATGATCTCAGCACGGGCGGCCGCGTAGTCGGCCGGGTCCAGCGAGTACAGCGCTTCCGGCGGCGTGTGGTCGACGTCGGCGAAGTCGGCCAGATCTTTGGCGCGCATCACGCGAGCGAAGGCTCGATCCAGCGCTTCGGCGACCGTCGGATCTTCAGACGCCCGCTCCCGGGCCATTGCGATCAGCTCGAAGTCCTGGATGCCGGCCAGCAACATCTCGGTGCGCAGGGTGCGCACCGGCCTGCCGTCGTGTCCGGGGTAGACGAAGAACATATCGCCCGTGCGCCATCGCGGGAAGCGGAAGCCAGGGCGTCTCCACGGATCCGCGGGCCAGCAGGTGAATGCCCAACGCAGGAACCCGTCCAGCTTTTGCCAGGCGGTGAACCAGCCCTGCACGCGCCCTTCGATGGAAGGGGACGTGACGAAGTTGTTCGGCCGTTCGGGCACGCAGCAGACGTACCAACAGAATCGGTCGCCGCGCTCCTGGACGATCTTCTGCAACCGCTGGCTGGTCTCGGCCTGCTCGCCCATGCCGTGCAGCACGGGTACCCAGTCGGCCACGTCGTCCAGGAACTCGTCCATGAACTCCATGTGATAGAAGGGGATCTTGATCTTGGCGCCCGGCAGGACCTCGTGCAGGAAGTCCACTCGCTGACGGAACAGCGCCACGTCGCTGGGCTCGTCGGCGGTGAAGCGGGTGATCTCCCACCAGCCGCGGGCTTTCAGATGGTCGCCCAGGGCGCTCAGGTATTGGCGCAGCTCATCCTGATGGCGCAGCCAGGTAATGCGGCCGCTGCCCTCGTCGTAGCAGGCCAGCCGGATGTTGTCCGGGTGATCGACCAAGGGGCGGCCGAACTCGTCCCCCCACGCGGCCAGCAGCCCAAGCACCTCGATCTCCTGGTCGATCCCCAGGCGCATGTACGTCTCCACATAGCGATCGAGGCGGGAGAAGTCGAAGCGCAGCGTGCCGTCCGGACGGCGATAGATCCCCACGATGTTGTACTCGTGCAGGTTCGAGGGGTAGTCCGTGTCGTGTCGGCAGTTCTGTCCCGCCCACGGGCTGTCGGAGGCGATGATGGTGATCGCCTTCTGGCCCAGGCGGGCCAGCTCGGTGGCGTAGCGCTCGATCAGCTCCCAATGCGTCTCGGACCAGAGGGGCACGCGATGGCCGCGGGCGATGCCGGTGGGGTGTTGCCAGAGATCCAGGTGATGGCGAAAGTCTCGTGGCTCGGGCAGTGCCAGCGGGACGAGGTCCAGCGTCACCTCCGCCCGGCCCACTACCTCCTCATCCTCAAAGTCCTCCGCTCGCAGCAAAGTGATGGGGAGGGTATAGCGGCCGGCGGGCGCGTCGGCCGGGAGGCGAAAGCTGAGCCAGAGCGCCTGGGACATCCCCGCGAGTACCTCGATGCTCTCCTGGTGTAGGAGTGGATCGGCGATCAGGAGCTTCCCGGTGTCCGCCGGGACCAGGCCTACCCAGTGGGTCGTCACCGCGTCCGGCCATGTGCTCCCATCCGGGCCGGTGAGCGGCCCCACGGCCACGCGCAGACGGGGTGTGGGCGTCCAGTGCAGCAGCGGGGCAGTGCCCCAGGTGGCGAGCACCGTCTCCTCCGGCTGAATCACCAGTTGGCAGGCCACGGTCTCGTTACGCAGCGCCTGCAGGGAGAAGGTATGGCGATCCCAGCTCAGCGACGTGGGGGCGTCGGAACGGTATTTGTAGGTGTCATACGTGAGCGTATAGCGAATTGTCACAATGCCTCCTTAAAGTTAACCTTCAGCTCCTGCTTCATAATGGCACACCTTCCTGCTCGATGGTAGATCGTAGAGAAGGTGGTATTTCCTCTCCCATGACCAGGCTAACCTCGATTCCCGGGTCGATGTCCAAAAGGAGGGAGACCACGCGATAGTACTCACGCGGATCAAGGCCCCACGCGGCTAGATCCACGTCGGAATGCATGTCGAAAGGGCCACCACGGGCTAGGGAGCCGAATAATATCACCTTGGTGGCGCCAAATTCCTCCTTTAACATCTCCGCCGCCTTGCGGGCGACGACCATGGCCCGCTCACGTCGTTCGGCGAGGGCTCGTTGCCTCTGAGCCCAACGCCGCCGGGCCCCCTCGCGATATTCGGCCCATTTCTCCGCCGTGATCTCGCTCATGATCTCAGGCCCTCACGCGTGCGCTTGAAAATCGGTCAAGACAAGAACGGCACGCTCTCCCATTTTATTGTAGGGGCGACGCATGCGTCGCCCCTACTACCTACC
This window encodes:
- the pyk gene encoding pyruvate kinase, with the translated sequence MLRTKIVCTIGPASRDPEILVRLIEAGMDVARLNFSHGDQASHEEDIHRIRAAAEKVGHPVGILVDLQGPRLRVGELPPGGIRLEPGTTVVLTTAPEIGQPGRIPVQFTELPRSVHPDDRILIDDGLLELRVREIDADEVRCEVITGGVLTSHKGMNLPNVPLDIPAITEKDKEDLKFAVAHQADWIALSFVRTADEVCTLKEMIVALSDLARPIPVIAKIEKPEAVRNIDAIIEAADGIMIARGDLGIETSPEAVPMIQKEIIAKCNQAGVPVITATQMLDSMIRNPRPTRAEASDVANAILDGTDAIMLSGETAIGKYPIEAVRTMARIAEAAEQALRPVNRAPRWPRVVAEAVAHASVDTAINLKAAAIIAPTASGYTARLLSRFRPPCPIVAVTPSLIAQRQLTLYWGVEPLFSMRARSTDAMIADAVRAAREHGYVNEGDTVVVTAGSAGSAPGTTDLMKVQEIARVLARGQGIGSHSVIGHIRRLEPPLPPDTRVEPNEIIATHRTDRTFIELLRRAAGLILAEGNLECHGALLATELGVPAVIGVGDALDRLKDGQMVLLDPLRGVIEERKEGPSITYGPKQTR
- a CDS encoding DUF4091 domain-containing protein, with amino-acid sequence MTIRYTLTYDTYKYRSDAPTSLSWDRHTFSLQALRNETVACQLVIQPEETVLATWGTAPLLHWTPTPRLRVAVGPLTGPDGSTWPDAVTTHWVGLVPADTGKLLIADPLLHQESIEVLAGMSQALWLSFRLPADAPAGRYTLPITLLRAEDFEDEEVVGRAEVTLDLVPLALPEPRDFRHHLDLWQHPTGIARGHRVPLWSETHWELIERYATELARLGQKAITIIASDSPWAGQNCRHDTDYPSNLHEYNIVGIYRRPDGTLRFDFSRLDRYVETYMRLGIDQEIEVLGLLAAWGDEFGRPLVDHPDNIRLACYDEGSGRITWLRHQDELRQYLSALGDHLKARGWWEITRFTADEPSDVALFRQRVDFLHEVLPGAKIKIPFYHMEFMDEFLDDVADWVPVLHGMGEQAETSQRLQKIVQERGDRFCWYVCCVPERPNNFVTSPSIEGRVQGWFTAWQKLDGFLRWAFTCWPADPWRRPGFRFPRWRTGDMFFVYPGHDGRPVRTLRTEMLLAGIQDFELIAMARERASEDPTVAEALDRAFARVMRAKDLADFADVDHTPPEALYSLDPADYAAARAEIIAALKTG
- a CDS encoding nucleotidyltransferase domain-containing protein — encoded protein: MSEITAEKWAEYREGARRRWAQRQRALAERRERAMVVARKAAEMLKEEFGATKVILFGSLARGGPFDMHSDVDLAAWGLDPREYYRVVSLLLDIDPGIEVSLVMGEEIPPSLRSTIEQEGVPL